A window of the Sabethes cyaneus chromosome 1, idSabCyanKW18_F2, whole genome shotgun sequence genome harbors these coding sequences:
- the LOC128737214 gene encoding dolichyl-diphosphooligosaccharide--protein glycosyltransferase subunit STT3B produces MNRSSKINYRKTAGYSSLITFAVLLLAWLCGFSSRLFAVIRFESIIHEFDPWFNYRATAHMVENGFYKFLNWFDESAWYPLGRIVGGTVYPGLMITSGGIHWLLHALNIPVHIRDICVFLAPIFSGLTAISTYLLTKELWSAGAGLFAASFIAIVPGYISRSVAGSYDNEGIAIFALQFTYFLWVKAVKTGSVYWAVCSALSYFYMVSAWGGYVFIINLIPLHVFVLLIMGRYSPRLFTSYTTFYILGLILSMQIPFVGFQPIRTSEHMAASGVFLLLFAVAALKHLQTVLSKQEFKKLFIIGGLAAAGLVFAGVVLLTVLGVIAPWSGRFYSLWDTGYAKIHIPIIASVSEHQPTTWFSFFFDLHILVCTFPVGLWYCIKKINDERVFVILYAISAVYFAGVMVRLMLTLTPVVCILAGVAFSGLLEVFLKEDANPNNKDGNDSEQDETAGGEKKQLYDKAGKLKHRPKHDSSSHAAHGEQNVGMGSNVKSIIIVTVLMLLMMFAVHCTWVTSNAYSSPSIVLAFYNSNDGTRNILDDFREAYYWLWQNTAPDARVMSWWDYGYQIAGMANRTTLVDNNTWNNSHIALVGKAMSSPEDKAYEIMTSLDVDYVLVIFGGVIGYSGDDINKFLWMVRIAEGEHPKDIRESDYFTDRGEFRIDAEGAPALLNCLMYKLSYYKFGELKLDYRGPAGYDRTRNAVIGNKDFELTYLEEAYTSEHWLVRIYRVKKPHEFNRPTLKADDRIVPAGDFVSRKTSKRRKGLIKNRPVVVKGKRNK; encoded by the exons atgaatcgtTCATCTAAGATAAACTATCGGAAAACAGCCGGCTATTCAAGTCTTATTACGTTCGCCGTACTGCTGCTGGCCTGGTTGTGCGGATTCTCTAGCCGTCTGTTTGCCGTTATCCGGTTTGAGAGCATCATTCATGAGTTCGATCCTTG GTTTAATTATCGTGCCACCGCACACATGgtggaaaatggtttctacaaGTTCCTTAATTGGTTTGACGAATCGGCCTGGTACCCGTTGGGTCGTATCGTCGGAGGAACCGTTTACCCTGGACTAATGATTACTTCTGGTGGAATTCACTGGTTGCTACACGCGTTGAATATTCCGGTCCACATCCGGGACATATGTGTCTTTTTGGCACCGATATTCAGTGGCCTGACGgccatttcgacgtatctgttGACCAAGGAGCTCTGGTCTGCCGGTGCTGGATTGTTTGCGGCTAGTTTTATTGCCATTGTGCCGGGATACATTAGCCGGTCGGTGGCTGGTTCGTACGATAATGAGGGAATTGCTATCTTTGCCCTACAGTTTACCTATTTTCTGTGGGTGAAAGCGGTTAAAACGGGCAGTGTTTACTGGGCGGTTTGCTCTGCATTGTCTTACTTCTACATGGTTTCGGCCTGGGGTGGTTATGTTTTCATTATCAATTTGATTCCATTGCACGTTTTTGTGCTGCTTATTATGGGCCGCTATTCGCCTAGACTGTTCACTTCTTACACTACCTTCTACATTCTGGGGTTGATTTTATCCATGCAAATTCCGTTCGTTGGGTTCCAACCGATCCGGACGAGTGAACATATGGCCGCTTCCGGTGTGTTTTTGCTGCTGTTTGCCGTTGCTGCACTCAAACATTTGCAGACGGTACTCTCCAAGCAGGAGTTCAAGAAACTGTTCATCATCGGTGGGTTGGCTGCCGCTGGACTTGTGTTTGCCGGTGTCGTTCTACTGACAGTGCTGGGTGTGATTGCCCCTTGGAGTGGACGATTTTATTCGCTGTGGGATACTGGCTACGCTAAGATTCACATTCCGATTATCGCTTCCGTATCGGAGCATCAACCGACGACttggttttccttcttttttgatCTGCACATTCTGGTTTGTACATTCCCCGTTGGTCTCTGGTACTGCATCAAGAAGATCAACGACGAGCGGGTGTTTGTGATCCTTTACGCCATCAGTGCAGTGTACTTTGCTGGCGTGATGGTCCGTCTGATGTTGACGCTAACTCCTGTTGTTTGCATTCTGGCTGGCGTTGCCTTCTCCGGTTTGCTTGAGGTATTTCTGAAGGAGGATGCCAATCCAAACAACAAGGACGGAAATGATTCCGAACAGGACGAAACGGCTGGCGGCGAGAAGAAGCAACTTTACGACAAG GCTGGAAAACTAAAGCACCGTCCGAAACATGACAGTTCATCCCACGCGGCGCACGGTGAGCAGAACGTTGGAATGGGTTCCAATGTTAAGAGTATAATAATCGTTACTGTACTGATGCTGTTGATGATGTTTGCCGTACACTGTACCTGGGTGACATCGAACGCGTACAGCAGCCCGTCAATTGTGCTGGCGTTCTACAATAGCAACGACGG AACACGCAACATCCTGGACGATTTCCGCGAGGCGTACTACTGGCTGTGGCAGAACACCGCTCCGGATGCGCGCGTAATGTCCTGGTGGGATTATGGCTATCAGATAGCGGGTATGGCAAACCGGACAACCCTCGTGGATAATAACACGTGGAATAACAGTCACATAGCGCTCGTTGGGAAGGCAATGTCATCACCGGAGGATAAGGCGTACGAGATCATGACTTCGCTCGATGTTGACTATGTGCTGGTGATTTTCGGCGGCGTTATTGGCTACAGCGGAGATGACATTAACAAATTCCTATGGATGGTGCGAATAGCCGAAGGCGAACACCCGAAAGATATTCGAGAGAGTGACTACTTCACCGATCGCGGCGAGTTTAGGATCGATGCTGAGGGAGCGCCAGCTCTACTGAATTGTCTAATGTATAAGTTGAGTTACTACAAGTTTGGTGAGCTGAAGCTAGATTACAG AGGTCCCGCTGGCTACGACCGTACCCGAAACGCTGTCATTGGAAACAAGGACTTCGAGCTAACGTACTTGGAGGAGGCGTATACCAGCGAGCATTGGTTGGTGCGTATTTATCGGGTCAAAAAACCGCATGAATTCAATCGACCTACTTTGAAAGCGGACGATCGAATCGTTCCGGCCGGTGACTTTGTATCTCGCAAAACCTCCAAGAGGAGGAAAGGTCTTATTAAGAATCGTCCAGTAGTAGTGAAAGGAAAGCGAAATAAGTAA